The following proteins are co-located in the Scomber scombrus chromosome 2, fScoSco1.1, whole genome shotgun sequence genome:
- the rrbp1b gene encoding ribosome-binding protein 1b isoform X2 → MDDPQTLGFLVFGGFMVVSAVAIVLVSTLSMKETSYEEALAKQRRRLDHAPMSRADKKKKDKTAEKKNKAKKKEERQTAEPGSDGGEEPVVVTCTEPESDPEPAPEPEPAPESAPEPAPELAAEPEPAPEPAPEPAPEPTAAEPPAAASPKGKKKKKSAKVEPAAVMAAKEVLVMAVAPVMDVAPVMDVAPVMDIAPVMDVTEQPTTAKTEEPKETSTKKKKPKNKPETGDTWQLACQKGDPLSSLKKQLDDKDKQLTAQQDDAAAAKTRLRELSKELGAEKSKLASVESRLKAELGARGQEVNTLRADMKTADKEHQKQTQQLNKKIEGLQEQLENGPNAQLARLQQENSILRDALNQATSQAESRQNAELARLQQDCVRLGRELTERSDAQRTDEERRTGLEAKMADAEKELARVQLVHTDTERALQQQLQEVSLELKASQQEVAAVSELQGALASRDTELQELKAQLESQAAVQVENSSEAEQLKNDVRSRDEQVSALEAELSQLRAELQLMTSQQQKLEEAGDTAAGDQTQKDGSGSETESEQPFESLEEDSQLLRLEEELQQLREELQQARNHGNLQEKEEQREAELKAALTEAESRCASLRSDFQASLQVLFPDVSVEAEQSDWLDVFTQKVQESKIEEERSHIELQARLKEAEDKREELDQSRKLLQETEAELQALKQRSEEEENVWKNKLSDAEDEKQKVLDQLKQQDDESKNTETESTQQLKDQLMLMEAQLEKQLEEASISQSCSEELAQVRSQLQQVSVRLQAEQNQRQQLEEELQQVRQEIVALQQADADQTSADQTSVDQTSADQTSADPLKEVTVELKEETSV, encoded by the exons ATGGACGACCCTCAAACTCTCGGCTTCCTGGTCTTCGGAGGCTTCATGGTCGTCTCGGCCGTGGCCATCGTCCTCGTCTCCACGCTGTCCATGAAGGAGACGTCGTACGAGGAGGCGCTCGCCAAGCAGCGGCGCCGGCTAGACCACGCGCCGATGTCCAGAgcagacaagaagaagaaggacaagacggcagagaagaagaacaaagcCAAGAAGAAGGAGGAGCGGCAGACCGCCGAGCCCGGCAGCGACGGAGGAGAGGAACCGGTGGTGGTGACCTGCACCGAGCCCGAATCTGACCCTGAACCTGCCCCAGAGCCTGAACCTGCACCTGAATCGGCACCTGAACCAGCACCTGAACTTGCCGCAGAGCCTGAACCAGCACCTGAACCAGCACCTGAACCAGCACCTGAACCCACCGCCGCCGAGCCTCCTGCAGCCGCCTCACCcaaggggaagaagaagaagaagtcggCCAAGGTGGAGCCAGCTGCCGTCATGGCTGCTAAGGAGGTTCTGGTCATGGCCGTTGCCCCGGTAATGGACGTCGCCCCGGTGATGGATGTTGCCCCGGTGATGGACATTGCCCCGGTGATGGACGTCACCGAACAACCGACCACCGCCAAAACTGAAGAACCCAAAGAAACCTCGACCAAGAAGAAGAAACCCAAAAACAAACCTGAGACAGGCGACACCTGGCAGCTG GCTTGTCAGAAAGGAGACCCGCTGTCCTCTCTGAAGAAGCAGCTGGACGACAAAGACAAGCAGCTGACGGCTCAGCAGGACGACGCCGCCGCCGCCAAGACTCGCCTCCGAGAGCTCAGCAAG GAACTCGGTGCTGAGAAATCCAAGCTGGCGTCTGTGGAGTCCCGTCTGAAGGCGGAGCTCGGCGCTCGCGGTCAGGAGGTCAACACCTTGCGGGCCGACATGAAGACCGCCGACAAGGAACACCAGAAACAAACCCAGCAGCTCAACAAGAAG ATCGAGGGTCTTCAGGAGCAGCTGGAGAACGGACCGAACGCCCAGCTGGCTCGCCTGCAGCAGGAGAACTCGATCCTGCGCGATGCCTTGAACCAGGCGACCAGCCAGGCGGAGAGCAG GCAGAACGCCGAGCTGGCCCGTCTGCAGCAGGACTGTGTCCGTCTGGGTCGGGAACTGACGGAGCGCTCCGACGCTCAGCGGACCGACGAGGAACGCCGGACCGGTCTGGAGGCCAAGATGGCCGATGCTGAGAAGGAGCTGGCCAGGGTCCAG CTAGTCCACACCGACACCGAGCGcgctctgcagcagcagctacagGAAGTGAGTCTGGAGCTGAAAGCGTCGCAGCAGGAAGTCGCAGCTGTTAGCG AGCTGCAGGGGGCGCTGGCATCCAGAGACACCGAGCTGCAGGAGCTGAAGGCTCAGCTGGAGAGCCAGGCAGCCGTCCAG GTGGAGAACTCGTCTGAAGCCGAGCAGCTGAAGAACGa CGTGCGAAGCAGAGACGAACAGGTCAGCGCTCTGGAGGCGGAGCTTAGCCAGCTGAGGGCGGAGCTAcagctgatgacatcacagcaacaGAA ACTGGAGGAAGCTGGCgacacagcagcaggtgatcAGACGCAGAAAGAC ggTTCAGGAAGTGAGACGGAGTCCGAGCAGCCGTTTGAAAG TCTGGAGGAAGACTCTCAGCTGCTGCGTCTGGAGGAAGaactgcagcagctcagagaggaGCTGCAACAGGCCCGTAACCACGGCAAC ctgcaggagaagGAAGAGCAGCGAGAGGCGGAGCTGAAAGCAGCGCTG ACTGAAGCTGAGTCCAGATGTGCGTCTCTGCGTTCGGACTTCCAAGCGTCGCTGCAGGTTCTGTTTCCAGACGTCTCTGTGGAGGCGGAGCAG aGCGACTGGTTGGACGTTTTCACCCAGAAAGTTCAGGAGAGTAAAATCGAAGAGGAGAGATCTCACATTGAG CTGCAGGCGAGGCTGAAGGAGGCCGAGGACAAACGGGAGGAGTTGGACCAGAGCAGGAAGCTACTGCAGGAGACG GAGGCGGAGCTTCAGGCGCTAAAACAACgttcagaagaagaagaaaacgtcTGGAAGAACAAACTGAGCGACGCCGAGGACGAGAAGCAGAAG GTTCTGGATCAGCTGAAGCAGCAGGACGACGAGTCAaagaacacagagacagaaagcacACAGCAG ctgAAGGATCAGCTGATGCTGATGGAGGCTCAGCTGGAgaaacagctggaggaggcgaGCATCAGCCAGAGCTGCAGCGAGGAGCTCGCCCAG GTGCgttctcagctgcagcaggtgaGCGTGCGGCTGCAGGCGGAGCAGAATCAGAGACAACAGCTGGAAGAAGAGCTGCAGCAG GTTCGACAGGAAATAGTGGCGCTGCAGCAGGCGGATGCTGATCAGACGTCAGCTGATCAGACGTCAGTTGATCAGACGTCAGCTGATCAGACGTCAGCTGATCCGTTGAAG GAAGTGACGGTGGAGCTGAAGGAGGAGACGTCAGTGTGA
- the rrbp1b gene encoding ribosome-binding protein 1b isoform X1 yields MDDPQTLGFLVFGGFMVVSAVAIVLVSTLSMKETSYEEALAKQRRRLDHAPMSRADKKKKDKTAEKKNKAKKKEERQTAEPGSDGGEEPVVVTCTEPESDPEPAPEPEPAPESAPEPAPELAAEPEPAPEPAPEPAPEPTAAEPPAAASPKGKKKKKSAKVEPAAVMAAKEVLVMAVAPVMDVAPVMDVAPVMDIAPVMDVTEQPTTAKTEEPKETSTKKKKPKNKPETGDTWQLACQKGDPLSSLKKQLDDKDKQLTAQQDDAAAAKTRLRELSKELGAEKSKLASVESRLKAELGARGQEVNTLRADMKTADKEHQKQTQQLNKKIEGLQEQLENGPNAQLARLQQENSILRDALNQATSQAESRQNAELARLQQDCVRLGRELTERSDAQRTDEERRTGLEAKMADAEKELARVQLVHTDTERALQQQLQEVSLELKASQQEVAAVSELQGALASRDTELQELKAQLESQAAVQVENSSEAEQLKNDVRSRDEQVSALEAELSQLRAELQLMTSQQQKLEEAGDTAAGDQTQKDGSGSETESEQPFESLEEDSQLLRLEEELQQLREELQQARNHGNQLQEKEEQREAELKAALTEAESRCASLRSDFQASLQVLFPDVSVEAEQSDWLDVFTQKVQESKIEEERSHIELQARLKEAEDKREELDQSRKLLQETEAELQALKQRSEEEENVWKNKLSDAEDEKQKVLDQLKQQDDESKNTETESTQQLKDQLMLMEAQLEKQLEEASISQSCSEELAQVRSQLQQVSVRLQAEQNQRQQLEEELQQVRQEIVALQQADADQTSADQTSVDQTSADQTSADPLKEVTVELKEETSV; encoded by the exons ATGGACGACCCTCAAACTCTCGGCTTCCTGGTCTTCGGAGGCTTCATGGTCGTCTCGGCCGTGGCCATCGTCCTCGTCTCCACGCTGTCCATGAAGGAGACGTCGTACGAGGAGGCGCTCGCCAAGCAGCGGCGCCGGCTAGACCACGCGCCGATGTCCAGAgcagacaagaagaagaaggacaagacggcagagaagaagaacaaagcCAAGAAGAAGGAGGAGCGGCAGACCGCCGAGCCCGGCAGCGACGGAGGAGAGGAACCGGTGGTGGTGACCTGCACCGAGCCCGAATCTGACCCTGAACCTGCCCCAGAGCCTGAACCTGCACCTGAATCGGCACCTGAACCAGCACCTGAACTTGCCGCAGAGCCTGAACCAGCACCTGAACCAGCACCTGAACCAGCACCTGAACCCACCGCCGCCGAGCCTCCTGCAGCCGCCTCACCcaaggggaagaagaagaagaagtcggCCAAGGTGGAGCCAGCTGCCGTCATGGCTGCTAAGGAGGTTCTGGTCATGGCCGTTGCCCCGGTAATGGACGTCGCCCCGGTGATGGATGTTGCCCCGGTGATGGACATTGCCCCGGTGATGGACGTCACCGAACAACCGACCACCGCCAAAACTGAAGAACCCAAAGAAACCTCGACCAAGAAGAAGAAACCCAAAAACAAACCTGAGACAGGCGACACCTGGCAGCTG GCTTGTCAGAAAGGAGACCCGCTGTCCTCTCTGAAGAAGCAGCTGGACGACAAAGACAAGCAGCTGACGGCTCAGCAGGACGACGCCGCCGCCGCCAAGACTCGCCTCCGAGAGCTCAGCAAG GAACTCGGTGCTGAGAAATCCAAGCTGGCGTCTGTGGAGTCCCGTCTGAAGGCGGAGCTCGGCGCTCGCGGTCAGGAGGTCAACACCTTGCGGGCCGACATGAAGACCGCCGACAAGGAACACCAGAAACAAACCCAGCAGCTCAACAAGAAG ATCGAGGGTCTTCAGGAGCAGCTGGAGAACGGACCGAACGCCCAGCTGGCTCGCCTGCAGCAGGAGAACTCGATCCTGCGCGATGCCTTGAACCAGGCGACCAGCCAGGCGGAGAGCAG GCAGAACGCCGAGCTGGCCCGTCTGCAGCAGGACTGTGTCCGTCTGGGTCGGGAACTGACGGAGCGCTCCGACGCTCAGCGGACCGACGAGGAACGCCGGACCGGTCTGGAGGCCAAGATGGCCGATGCTGAGAAGGAGCTGGCCAGGGTCCAG CTAGTCCACACCGACACCGAGCGcgctctgcagcagcagctacagGAAGTGAGTCTGGAGCTGAAAGCGTCGCAGCAGGAAGTCGCAGCTGTTAGCG AGCTGCAGGGGGCGCTGGCATCCAGAGACACCGAGCTGCAGGAGCTGAAGGCTCAGCTGGAGAGCCAGGCAGCCGTCCAG GTGGAGAACTCGTCTGAAGCCGAGCAGCTGAAGAACGa CGTGCGAAGCAGAGACGAACAGGTCAGCGCTCTGGAGGCGGAGCTTAGCCAGCTGAGGGCGGAGCTAcagctgatgacatcacagcaacaGAA ACTGGAGGAAGCTGGCgacacagcagcaggtgatcAGACGCAGAAAGAC ggTTCAGGAAGTGAGACGGAGTCCGAGCAGCCGTTTGAAAG TCTGGAGGAAGACTCTCAGCTGCTGCGTCTGGAGGAAGaactgcagcagctcagagaggaGCTGCAACAGGCCCGTAACCACGGCAAC cagctgcaggagaagGAAGAGCAGCGAGAGGCGGAGCTGAAAGCAGCGCTG ACTGAAGCTGAGTCCAGATGTGCGTCTCTGCGTTCGGACTTCCAAGCGTCGCTGCAGGTTCTGTTTCCAGACGTCTCTGTGGAGGCGGAGCAG aGCGACTGGTTGGACGTTTTCACCCAGAAAGTTCAGGAGAGTAAAATCGAAGAGGAGAGATCTCACATTGAG CTGCAGGCGAGGCTGAAGGAGGCCGAGGACAAACGGGAGGAGTTGGACCAGAGCAGGAAGCTACTGCAGGAGACG GAGGCGGAGCTTCAGGCGCTAAAACAACgttcagaagaagaagaaaacgtcTGGAAGAACAAACTGAGCGACGCCGAGGACGAGAAGCAGAAG GTTCTGGATCAGCTGAAGCAGCAGGACGACGAGTCAaagaacacagagacagaaagcacACAGCAG ctgAAGGATCAGCTGATGCTGATGGAGGCTCAGCTGGAgaaacagctggaggaggcgaGCATCAGCCAGAGCTGCAGCGAGGAGCTCGCCCAG GTGCgttctcagctgcagcaggtgaGCGTGCGGCTGCAGGCGGAGCAGAATCAGAGACAACAGCTGGAAGAAGAGCTGCAGCAG GTTCGACAGGAAATAGTGGCGCTGCAGCAGGCGGATGCTGATCAGACGTCAGCTGATCAGACGTCAGTTGATCAGACGTCAGCTGATCAGACGTCAGCTGATCCGTTGAAG GAAGTGACGGTGGAGCTGAAGGAGGAGACGTCAGTGTGA
- the LOC134000158 gene encoding protein PET117 homolog, mitochondrial, whose protein sequence is MSATSKVVLGVSVVLTLSTVSAVHLKQTWDRERLHDGVIRDLERQEKKKENLRLLEEQRSLTKQLEEQRQRSHTHSQGE, encoded by the exons ATGTCTGCGACCTCTAAAGTAGTCCTGGGAGTGTCCGTGGTTCTGACCCTGAGCACCGTGTCCGCCGTGCACCTCAAACAGACCTGGGACCGAGAG cgCCTCCACGACGGTGTGATCCGGGATCTGGAGcgacaggagaagaagaaggagaaccTGAGACTgctggaggagcagaggagccTCACCaagcagctggaggagcagagacaacgctcacacacacactcacagg GTGAGTGA